In Osmia bicornis bicornis chromosome 1, iOsmBic2.1, whole genome shotgun sequence, the following proteins share a genomic window:
- the LOC114881530 gene encoding uncharacterized protein LOC114881530, translating to MALGRGHKSTKAYIAVFICLTIKAIHIELVSDYSSSAFLAAYQRFVSRRGFPVAMYSDNGTTFQGANRELTSAYHSVIQNSDLRNNLASRGVAWHFVPPNAPHFGGLWEAAVKSLKHHMKRTIGSYTLTFEEMSTLLCRIEACLNARPLAPMYECIDDCQALTPGHFLIGTPLVAPPEPSVLELRDNRLSR from the coding sequence ATGGCACTAGGTCGTGGACACAAATCTACGAAAGCATATATAGCAGTTTTTATATGTCTTACAATTAAAGCGATTCATATTGAACTCGTAAGTGACTACAGCTCGTCAGCATTCCTAGCAGCTTACCAAAGATTTGTGTCTCGGCGAGGTTTTCCAGTGGCGATGTACTCGGACAACGGAACGACATTTCAAGGCGCGAATCGTGAACTCACGTCCGCGTACCATTCTGTAATTCAGAACTCGGATCTCAGAAACAATCTAGCGTCGCGCGGCGTTGCATGGCACTTCGTGCCCCCGAATGCACCTCACTTTGGAGGCTTGTGGGAGGCCGCCGTAAAAAGCCTAAAACACCACATGAAACGCACTATAGGGTCTTATACGTTAACGTTCGAAGAGATGTCAACCTTATTGTGTCGCATAGAAGCGTGTTTGAACGCACGACCATTAGCACCAATGTACGAGTGCATTGATGACTGTCAAGCGTTGACACCAGGCCACTTCTTAATCGGGACCCCTCTTGTTGCACCACCAGAACCAAGCGTACTCGAGCTGAGGGATAATAGGTTATCTCGCTAG